One part of the Streptomyces sp. AM 2-1-1 genome encodes these proteins:
- a CDS encoding adenylyl cyclase, whose translation MIPSRRSVLRGAAAASVPLISGVCSGPAFASSSAASDKSRHGGASSPLGRNVLVFDPSMSDASIQAAVDAVFTTQESNQFGDERIALAFLPGTYAVDINVGFYTHVLGLGASPADVVINGHVTVDAQWFDGNGTQNFWRAAENLTIVPPDGLERWAVSQAAPMRRVHVKGNMSLWPSPPGNQWSSGGFLADSLVDGQVESGSQQQWLSRNDTFGSWNGSNWNMVFVGTGGAPAQSFPTPPMTTIDRTPVIREKPFLTVDRHGSLQVFVPALRTNSTATTWANGPARGHTIPLSHFHVAEPGDSAAEINRALARGKHLLFTPGIYDVSAPLRVNRPGTVVLGLGLATLRSTRGNTVIEVADVAGVTLAGLLFEAASRYTPVLLRVGNGSSRRRHTTDPTVLFDIVARIGGAVAGGAGVSVQIDSNDVICDHLWLWRADHGLDGTVGWTVNPADTGIVVNGDHVTAYGLFVEHYQKYEVLWQGEHGRTYFFQNEHPYDVPTQTAWRHGSTLGYAAYKVGDRVREHRAWGLGSYCFFNLEADIYTEAAYEVPDTPGVVFTDLMTVCLNGPGGGGILHCIDKAGDPVQNGFATYFMKSYANGVGTV comes from the coding sequence ATGATTCCCTCTCGTCGTAGTGTGCTGCGCGGGGCTGCCGCCGCCTCGGTGCCGCTGATCAGCGGTGTCTGTTCCGGACCGGCGTTCGCGTCGTCGTCCGCCGCGTCCGACAAGTCCCGGCACGGCGGCGCCTCTTCCCCGCTCGGCCGGAACGTCCTGGTCTTCGATCCGTCCATGAGCGACGCGTCGATCCAGGCAGCGGTCGACGCCGTCTTCACCACCCAGGAGTCCAACCAGTTCGGCGACGAGCGCATCGCGCTCGCCTTCCTGCCGGGCACCTACGCCGTCGACATCAACGTCGGTTTCTACACGCACGTCCTGGGCCTCGGCGCGAGCCCCGCCGACGTGGTGATCAACGGTCATGTCACGGTCGACGCACAGTGGTTCGACGGCAACGGCACGCAGAACTTCTGGCGGGCCGCGGAGAACCTGACCATCGTGCCGCCGGACGGGCTGGAGCGCTGGGCCGTCTCCCAAGCCGCCCCGATGCGCCGCGTCCATGTCAAGGGGAACATGTCCCTGTGGCCGAGCCCGCCCGGCAACCAGTGGTCCAGCGGTGGTTTCCTCGCCGACAGCCTGGTGGACGGCCAGGTCGAGTCCGGCTCCCAGCAGCAGTGGCTGTCGCGCAACGACACCTTCGGCAGTTGGAACGGCTCCAACTGGAACATGGTGTTCGTCGGGACCGGGGGCGCCCCCGCGCAGTCCTTCCCGACCCCGCCGATGACCACCATCGACCGCACCCCCGTGATTCGGGAGAAGCCGTTCCTCACCGTGGACCGCCACGGCTCCCTCCAGGTCTTCGTGCCGGCGCTCCGTACCAACAGCACCGCCACCACCTGGGCGAACGGCCCGGCGCGCGGACACACCATCCCGCTGTCGCACTTCCACGTGGCCGAGCCGGGCGACTCGGCAGCCGAGATCAACCGGGCCCTGGCCCGCGGCAAGCACCTCCTCTTCACCCCGGGCATCTACGACGTCTCCGCACCGCTGCGCGTGAACCGCCCCGGCACCGTGGTCCTGGGCCTCGGCCTGGCCACCCTGCGCTCCACCCGCGGCAACACCGTGATCGAGGTCGCCGACGTCGCCGGTGTCACCCTCGCCGGACTGCTGTTCGAGGCGGCATCCCGGTACACCCCGGTGCTGCTGCGCGTCGGCAACGGCTCCAGCCGCCGGCGGCACACCACCGACCCGACCGTGCTGTTCGACATCGTCGCCCGGATCGGCGGCGCGGTGGCCGGGGGCGCGGGGGTCAGCGTCCAGATCGACAGCAACGACGTCATCTGCGACCACCTCTGGCTCTGGCGCGCCGACCACGGTCTCGACGGCACCGTCGGCTGGACGGTCAACCCCGCCGACACCGGCATCGTGGTGAACGGCGACCACGTCACCGCGTACGGGCTCTTCGTCGAGCACTACCAGAAGTACGAGGTGCTGTGGCAGGGCGAACACGGCCGCACCTACTTCTTCCAGAACGAGCACCCCTACGACGTGCCCACCCAGACGGCCTGGCGGCACGGCTCCACCCTCGGCTACGCGGCCTACAAGGTCGGTGACCGGGTGCGTGAACACCGCGCCTGGGGACTGGGCAGCTACTGCTTCTTCAACCTCGAAGCGGACATCTACACCGAGGCCGCCTACGAGGTCCCCGACACCCCGGGCGTCGTCTTCACCGACCTGATGACGGTCTGCCTCAACGGCCCGGGCGGTGGCGGCATCCTGCACTGCATCGACAAGGCCGGCGACCCGGTCCAGAACGGCTTCGCGACGTACTTCATGAAGTCCTACGCGAACGGGGTCGGCACCGTCTGA
- a CDS encoding MFS transporter, translated as MYVADSRAAGAGSAERAAGPGTDPARRRVAVAPAVLALGTVSLITDVSSEMVTAVLPLYLVAGLGLSPLGFGVLDGLYNGFSAVVRLVGGHVADRGGGRHKAVAVLGYSISALCKPFLLLAHTLTPIGLVLAADRTGKGLRTAPRDAMISLSSPPEVRGRAFGVHRAMDTAGALLGPVVAFLVLRATVDGYDAVFTVSFCVAVAGVLVLVLFVPSGAGFPRTAPAAGHPRPTLGAAFALLRHRGIRRIAVCALLLGLATVSDSFLYLLLQDRLGVPDRWFALLPVGTAAAFLLLALPLGRLADRIGPWRVFLAGHGALLGAYALLLSSWRGTALPFVVLVLHGAFYAATDGVLMAAASQSVPEELRSSGLALIQTGQALARFVCSLAFGAVWTAWGDRTALLAAAVALAVCAAVSLRTGPTPKVPA; from the coding sequence ATGTACGTAGCGGACAGCCGCGCAGCCGGTGCGGGGTCCGCCGAACGCGCTGCCGGGCCGGGCACGGACCCGGCCCGGCGGCGCGTGGCGGTCGCTCCCGCGGTGCTCGCGCTCGGCACGGTCAGTCTGATCACCGACGTCTCCTCCGAGATGGTGACGGCGGTCCTGCCGCTCTATCTGGTGGCCGGTCTCGGCCTCAGCCCTCTGGGCTTCGGAGTGCTGGACGGCCTCTACAACGGGTTCTCCGCCGTGGTGCGTCTGGTGGGCGGGCACGTCGCGGACCGGGGAGGCGGACGCCACAAGGCCGTCGCCGTCCTGGGCTACAGCATCTCGGCCCTCTGCAAACCGTTCCTCCTCCTCGCACACACCCTCACCCCCATCGGCCTCGTCCTGGCGGCCGACCGCACCGGCAAAGGGCTGCGCACCGCGCCGCGCGACGCGATGATCTCGCTGTCGTCCCCACCGGAGGTCCGCGGCCGTGCCTTCGGTGTCCACCGTGCGATGGACACCGCGGGCGCCCTGCTCGGACCCGTCGTCGCGTTCCTCGTCCTGCGCGCCACCGTCGACGGCTACGACGCGGTGTTCACCGTGAGCTTCTGCGTCGCCGTGGCCGGTGTGCTGGTGCTGGTGCTCTTCGTTCCCTCCGGGGCCGGGTTCCCACGCACCGCGCCGGCGGCCGGGCATCCCCGCCCCACCCTGGGCGCGGCCTTCGCGTTGCTCCGCCATCGCGGGATCCGGCGCATCGCGGTCTGCGCACTGCTGCTGGGCCTGGCCACCGTCAGCGACTCGTTCCTCTACCTGCTGCTCCAGGACCGTCTCGGGGTGCCCGACCGCTGGTTCGCCCTGCTGCCGGTGGGGACCGCGGCGGCGTTCCTGCTGCTCGCCCTCCCCCTGGGACGGCTCGCGGACCGGATCGGCCCCTGGCGGGTGTTCCTCGCCGGGCACGGCGCGCTGCTCGGCGCGTACGCTCTGCTTCTCTCCTCCTGGCGCGGTACGGCGCTCCCGTTCGTGGTGCTCGTTCTGCACGGGGCCTTCTACGCGGCCACCGACGGGGTGCTCATGGCAGCCGCCTCGCAGAGCGTGCCCGAGGAGCTGCGCTCGTCCGGGCTCGCCCTGATACAGACCGGGCAGGCTCTCGCCCGGTTCGTCTGCTCGCTGGCCTTCGGCGCCGTGTGGACCGCGTGGGGCGACCGCACCGCCCTGCTCGCGGCGGCGGTCGCGCTCGCCGTGTGCGCCGCTGTCTCCCTCCGTACCGGCCCGACCCCGAAGGTTCCCGCATGA
- a CDS encoding alkaline phosphatase family protein, with the protein MLGRSLFRRSRTALACAAALTAVAAAGLWTGIGGSSPAQAATGVPTPDHVIVVVFENHAYSQVIGSSSAPYINSLKSGGANLSAAYAETHPSQPNYFALFSGSTQGITDDSCYTPGFSAKANLASELIAAGKSWASYNETLPSQGSTTCSSGKYARKHNPWFGFSNVPTSTAYTFGQFPTDYTKLPQVSFVVPNLCSDMHDCSVSSGDTWLKNNLGAYATWAKTHNSLLVVTFDEDNRLSGNRIPTVLYGQRVTPGSTSSTTYNHYDLLRTIEDMHGLGHAGNAASAKDITGVWTS; encoded by the coding sequence GTGCTCGGCAGATCGCTCTTCCGCCGCAGTCGCACCGCCCTCGCCTGCGCCGCGGCCCTCACCGCGGTGGCCGCCGCCGGTCTGTGGACCGGCATCGGCGGCTCGTCCCCGGCCCAGGCCGCGACCGGCGTGCCCACCCCCGATCACGTGATCGTCGTCGTCTTCGAGAACCACGCGTACAGCCAGGTCATCGGCTCCTCCAGCGCCCCGTACATCAACTCGCTGAAGAGCGGTGGCGCCAACCTGAGCGCCGCGTACGCCGAGACGCACCCCAGCCAGCCCAACTACTTCGCCCTGTTCTCGGGTTCCACCCAGGGCATCACGGACGACAGCTGCTACACCCCCGGCTTCTCCGCCAAGGCCAATCTCGCCTCCGAGCTGATCGCGGCGGGCAAGAGCTGGGCGAGCTACAACGAGACGCTGCCCAGCCAGGGCTCGACCACGTGCAGCAGCGGCAAGTACGCCCGCAAGCACAACCCGTGGTTCGGCTTCAGCAACGTCCCCACCTCGACCGCGTACACCTTCGGCCAGTTCCCCACCGACTACACGAAGCTGCCGCAGGTCTCCTTCGTCGTCCCCAACCTCTGCAGCGACATGCACGACTGCTCGGTGTCCAGCGGCGACACCTGGCTGAAGAACAACCTCGGCGCCTACGCGACCTGGGCGAAGACCCACAACAGCCTCCTCGTCGTCACCTTCGACGAGGACAACCGGCTCAGCGGGAACCGCATCCCGACCGTCCTCTACGGGCAGCGGGTGACCCCGGGTTCCACCTCCTCCACCACGTACAACCACTACGACCTCCTGCGCACCATCGAGGACATGCACGGCCTCGGGCACGCGGGGAACGCCGCGTCCGCCAAGGACATCACCGGGGTCTGGACGTCTTGA
- a CDS encoding TolB-like translocation protein, with the protein MTRLRTRLLVLLCASAVLAVVATASVLHAADRSGARDVAKPGGPAVTAGRVTLTDEHRIVFRNMAWGPHRDEVTTVDAGAPGGARTTSGVKCLRFYAASGTAVCLQAVHGTLTDTYRATILDRRLKERAHYALPGIPSRARVSPSGRLAAWTVFVGGDSYAGTNFSTRAAILDTRTGDLVPTLEDFAILKDGRPYRAADVNFWGVTFDADDRHFYATLATQGHTYLVRGDLRTRTVTTLRTNVECPSLSPDGSRIAYKRRDEGLPSDAPWRLHVLDLRTLADHPLAEGRSVDDQAVWKDDTTVTYALPGDFGADLYEAAADGSGHPRRVMTAAVSPAYP; encoded by the coding sequence ATGACGCGCCTGCGCACCCGCCTCCTCGTCCTCCTCTGCGCGTCCGCCGTGCTCGCGGTGGTCGCCACCGCCTCCGTCCTGCACGCCGCGGACCGGTCCGGCGCGCGCGACGTCGCGAAGCCCGGCGGACCGGCCGTCACGGCCGGGCGGGTCACGCTCACCGACGAGCACCGGATCGTCTTCCGGAACATGGCGTGGGGGCCGCACCGCGACGAGGTGACGACGGTGGACGCCGGTGCGCCCGGTGGCGCCCGCACCACCTCGGGGGTCAAGTGCCTTCGCTTCTACGCGGCTTCGGGCACCGCCGTCTGCCTCCAGGCCGTGCACGGAACCCTGACGGACACCTACCGGGCCACGATCCTCGACCGTCGGCTGAAGGAACGCGCGCACTACGCGCTCCCCGGCATCCCCTCCCGCGCACGTGTCTCACCGAGCGGCCGACTGGCGGCCTGGACGGTCTTCGTGGGCGGCGACAGCTACGCCGGTACGAACTTCTCCACCCGCGCCGCGATCCTCGACACCCGCACCGGCGACCTCGTGCCGACCCTGGAGGACTTCGCGATACTCAAGGACGGGCGCCCCTACCGGGCCGCGGACGTCAACTTCTGGGGTGTCACCTTCGACGCGGACGACCGTCACTTCTACGCGACGCTCGCCACGCAGGGACACACCTACCTCGTCCGGGGCGATCTGCGCACCCGCACCGTCACCACGCTACGGACCAATGTGGAGTGCCCGTCACTCTCCCCCGACGGTTCCCGCATCGCCTACAAGAGGCGCGACGAGGGGCTGCCCTCGGACGCGCCCTGGCGGCTGCACGTCCTGGACCTGCGTACGCTCGCCGACCATCCGCTCGCCGAGGGCCGCAGCGTGGACGACCAGGCGGTCTGGAAGGACGACACCACCGTGACGTACGCGCTGCCGGGCGACTTCGGCGCGGATCTCTACGAGGCGGCGGCGGACGGCTCCGGCCATCCGCGCCGTGTCATGACCGCGGCGGTGTCGCCCGCCTATCCCTGA
- a CDS encoding LysR substrate-binding domain-containing protein: MSRAGDVHLRELRYFTALAEELHFTRAAERLLVSQPALSKQIRTLEKELGAELFARHRRGVRLTSAGEALRPYALAMLAAWEACRADVGRVTARERTTVVVGTSASPVPGGLLPAIRSRLAAAHPGAEVRLRRVGSEDVTAGLAGGECDVAFVWLPVPDPERFAWTVVSEEQNLVALTETHPLAAREEIAFTDLLDEPFLALPRSAGPLRDHWLALGSRSGRPPRIGGEVNGTAETHAALAAGLGVCLVARGNAQLIALDGVTTRPVTGVPPSRLALAWRRDDTRPLVRAYAEAARQVTGAR, encoded by the coding sequence ATGAGCAGAGCGGGCGATGTCCACTTACGCGAGCTGCGGTACTTCACAGCGCTCGCGGAGGAGCTCCACTTCACCCGGGCGGCTGAGCGGCTCTTGGTGTCGCAACCCGCCCTGAGTAAGCAGATCCGCACCCTGGAGAAGGAGTTGGGCGCGGAGTTGTTCGCCCGGCACCGTCGGGGCGTACGGCTGACGAGTGCCGGCGAGGCCCTGCGGCCGTACGCCCTCGCCATGCTCGCCGCCTGGGAGGCGTGCCGGGCGGACGTGGGGCGCGTGACGGCGCGGGAACGTACGACCGTGGTGGTGGGGACGAGTGCGAGTCCGGTGCCCGGCGGTCTGCTTCCCGCGATCCGTTCCCGGCTGGCCGCGGCCCATCCCGGGGCCGAGGTGCGACTGCGCCGGGTGGGCTCTGAGGACGTGACGGCGGGGCTGGCAGGCGGGGAGTGCGACGTCGCTTTCGTCTGGCTTCCCGTGCCGGACCCGGAACGGTTCGCCTGGACCGTGGTGTCCGAGGAACAGAACCTCGTCGCCCTCACGGAGACCCATCCGCTGGCCGCACGCGAGGAGATCGCCTTCACCGATCTGCTGGACGAGCCCTTCCTCGCCCTGCCGAGGAGTGCGGGGCCCCTGCGGGACCACTGGCTCGCCCTCGGCAGCCGGAGCGGCCGGCCTCCCCGGATCGGCGGCGAGGTCAACGGCACCGCCGAGACGCACGCAGCGCTCGCCGCCGGCCTCGGGGTCTGCCTGGTGGCTCGCGGCAACGCCCAGCTCATCGCGCTCGACGGTGTCACGACCCGGCCGGTGACCGGTGTACCACCCAGCAGGCTGGCCCTCGCCTGGCGCCGCGACGACACCCGCCCCCTCGTCCGCGCATACGCGGAGGCCGCCCGCCAGGTGACCGGCGCCCGGTGA
- a CDS encoding serine hydrolase: MRDLVDLALPNFRPGKGWDYADTNCPPAGMLIEKVTGHTCGDEIRRRVVASSRRSG; encoded by the coding sequence GTGCGGGATCTCGTCGACCTCGCGCTCCCGAACTTCCGGCCCGGCAAGGGCTGGGACTACGCCGACACCAACTGTCCGCCGGCCGGCATGCTCATCGAGAAGGTCACGGGCCACACCTGTGGCGACGAGATCCGCCGCCGCGTCGTCGCGTCGTCGCGCCGCTCGGGCTGA